Proteins found in one Acinetobacter sp. XH1741 genomic segment:
- a CDS encoding carbonic anhydrase, translating into MPTAQEVLDRLKAGNQRFVNGNTSLAKTLSHHERAEMAKDQNPFAIVLGCSDSRVPAEMVFDQGLGDLFVIRVAGNVVAPSQVGSVEFAAERYDCPVVVVLGHSHCGAIQATIDTLMNPDQPPSSNLMSIVNRVRPSVEILMQTDLKNDLKKLSCHAVRSNVFASVNQLRHGSAVLENLIAQGRLIVVGAEYSLETGEVTFFDF; encoded by the coding sequence ATGCCTACTGCGCAAGAAGTTTTAGATCGTCTGAAAGCTGGTAATCAACGATTTGTAAATGGAAATACTTCCCTTGCAAAAACCCTATCGCATCATGAACGCGCTGAAATGGCAAAGGACCAAAACCCGTTTGCGATTGTATTAGGCTGTTCAGATTCTCGTGTACCAGCAGAAATGGTATTTGATCAAGGACTTGGTGACTTATTTGTAATCCGTGTTGCTGGTAATGTTGTTGCGCCGTCTCAAGTCGGTAGTGTTGAGTTCGCAGCAGAGCGTTATGACTGTCCGGTTGTTGTGGTGTTAGGACATAGTCATTGTGGCGCGATTCAAGCGACTATTGATACGTTAATGAATCCTGATCAACCACCTTCATCGAACTTAATGTCGATTGTGAACCGTGTACGTCCATCAGTTGAAATCTTGATGCAAACTGACTTAAAAAATGATTTGAAAAAACTTTCATGTCATGCAGTACGTTCAAATGTTTTTGCTTCGGTAAATCAATTGCGTCATGGTTCGGCGGTGTTAGAAAATTTAATTGCACAAGGTCGGTTGATTGTTGTTGGTGCTGAGTACTCACTAGAAACTGGTGAAGTTACTTTTTTTGACTTCTAA
- a CDS encoding rhomboid family intramembrane serine protease: MLNLPFNHTITLIIITVVVSLLAFSNQNVMNRLIFWPPAMQRGQFDRFITHGFIHADGTHLLFNMITLFFFGSIIESFYRQYFYDMGFVLFYLGGLIFAILPSYLQHKNDANWASLGASGAVSAVLFAYILFQPWKLIFVFFIPVPAIIFAILYVAYSIWAGKRGNTHINHSAHLWGAAYGVVVTILIEPRVIPHFLDQLTRLPF; this comes from the coding sequence ATGTTGAATTTGCCGTTTAACCATACCATTACCCTTATTATTATTACGGTCGTCGTCTCTTTACTTGCTTTTAGCAATCAAAACGTTATGAACCGCCTGATCTTCTGGCCACCTGCAATGCAACGTGGACAATTTGATCGTTTCATTACCCATGGCTTTATTCATGCAGATGGTACTCATTTACTCTTTAATATGATTACCCTATTTTTCTTTGGCAGCATTATCGAAAGTTTTTATCGCCAATATTTTTATGACATGGGTTTTGTGTTGTTCTATTTAGGTGGATTAATTTTTGCGATCTTACCAAGCTATCTACAACATAAAAATGATGCAAACTGGGCGAGTCTTGGAGCTTCAGGAGCGGTATCTGCGGTTTTATTTGCCTATATCCTGTTTCAGCCATGGAAGTTGATTTTTGTATTTTTTATTCCTGTCCCAGCGATTATTTTTGCAATTTTATACGTCGCTTATAGCATTTGGGCAGGTAAACGTGGCAATACTCATATTAACCATAGTGCCCATTTATGGGGTGCGGCTTATGGCGTGGTTGTAACGATTTTGATTGAGCCAAGAGTTATTCCGCATTTCCTAGATCAACTTACCCGCTTGCCGTTTTAA
- a CDS encoding ABC transporter ATP-binding protein produces MPQPIIAAHQVTQTIQINQNQFTILKNIDLDIYEGEQVAITGRSGSGKSTLLGILATLDQPSEGEVWLCGQAVHQLTEEQRAQIRMQHIGFVFQSFQLLPQLSALENVMLPLRLRKDFEYKVAEQKALEWLHRVGLSRQAEQTPKVLSGGEQQRVAIARALIAEPQIIFADEPTGNLDSQTAQEIEGLLFDLNRELGTTLILVTHDRNLAALCQRHIELDGGQLKTVQGG; encoded by the coding sequence ATGCCACAACCCATCATTGCTGCCCATCAAGTTACACAAACTATTCAGATTAATCAAAATCAATTTACGATTTTAAAAAATATTGATTTAGACATTTATGAAGGTGAGCAGGTAGCAATTACGGGTCGTTCAGGTTCTGGTAAATCGACACTATTGGGGATTTTAGCAACGTTAGATCAACCGTCTGAAGGTGAGGTTTGGTTATGCGGTCAGGCAGTACACCAGTTGACAGAAGAACAGCGTGCTCAAATTCGAATGCAGCATATTGGTTTTGTATTTCAGTCTTTCCAGCTTTTACCACAGTTGAGTGCACTTGAAAATGTGATGTTACCGCTTCGGTTACGCAAAGACTTTGAGTATAAAGTGGCTGAACAAAAAGCATTGGAGTGGTTACATCGAGTGGGTTTAAGTCGCCAGGCAGAGCAAACCCCTAAAGTCCTCTCTGGGGGAGAACAGCAACGTGTTGCAATTGCCCGTGCATTAATTGCAGAGCCGCAAATTATTTTTGCCGATGAACCTACCGGAAATTTAGATAGTCAAACAGCACAAGAAATTGAAGGTTTGCTTTTTGATTTAAATCGAGAGCTTGGTACGACGCTGATTTTAGTCACGCATGACCGTAATTTAGCGGCGCTTTGCCAACGTCATATTGAACTAGATGGCGGTCAATTAAAGACAGTGCAGGGTGGCTAA
- a CDS encoding SUMF1/EgtB/PvdO family nonheme iron enzyme yields MKLNLVLSTAISLLFITGCSKSEHSSDTKTVLPKQATPSAALGSIEQCQSYTGLPSGWLKNTTAGMVFIPDGHFNFGSEKAYPDELNFGKKQRDVKGFWMDQTEVTVAQFASFITATGYMTDAEKQKQAAVFSPDPHHPQQWWQIKSGYTWKTPNGKNGAAPNPHEPVRYVTKNDAEHYAVWLGRDLPTELEWEYAAKANSQTDTPLHQAPTDEHQHPQANYWQGAFPFENLNQDHFTGVAPVGCFKPNGFKLFDMIGNVWEWTSSPYQGAHDQHMGNYSELRKKEMSSTQYVIKGGSFLCAENYCSRYRNSSRYPQDFDLAATHVGFRTILRTAQ; encoded by the coding sequence ATGAAATTGAACCTGGTTTTAAGTACTGCAATCAGCCTGTTGTTCATTACAGGTTGTAGCAAGTCCGAACATAGCTCTGACACAAAAACCGTTTTACCAAAGCAAGCCACACCATCGGCTGCTTTGGGTTCTATTGAGCAGTGTCAAAGTTATACAGGTCTTCCTTCAGGTTGGCTTAAAAATACAACCGCTGGAATGGTCTTCATTCCAGATGGTCATTTTAATTTTGGTTCTGAAAAAGCTTATCCAGATGAACTTAACTTTGGAAAAAAACAGCGAGACGTCAAAGGTTTCTGGATGGATCAAACTGAGGTTACTGTCGCTCAGTTCGCAAGTTTTATAACAGCAACTGGCTATATGACTGATGCTGAAAAACAAAAACAGGCTGCTGTTTTTTCTCCTGACCCACATCATCCACAGCAATGGTGGCAAATCAAATCGGGATATACATGGAAAACTCCAAACGGTAAAAATGGAGCAGCTCCTAATCCTCATGAACCCGTACGCTACGTAACAAAAAATGATGCTGAACATTATGCAGTTTGGCTAGGACGCGACTTGCCCACTGAACTTGAATGGGAATATGCGGCTAAAGCAAACTCACAAACTGACACGCCTTTACATCAAGCACCTACCGATGAGCATCAGCATCCACAAGCAAATTACTGGCAAGGCGCATTCCCTTTTGAAAACTTAAATCAAGACCACTTTACCGGTGTAGCTCCAGTCGGCTGCTTTAAACCAAATGGTTTTAAACTATTCGATATGATTGGAAATGTGTGGGAATGGACATCTTCTCCCTATCAAGGTGCGCATGATCAGCATATGGGTAATTATTCTGAGTTAAGGAAAAAAGAAATGAGCAGTACTCAATATGTAATTAAAGGAGGCTCATTTTTATGTGCTGAAAATTACTGCTCACGTTATCGCAACAGTAGCCGTTACCCTCAAGATTTTGATTTAGCCGCGACCCATGTGGGTTTTCGTACAATTTTGCGCACAGCTCAATAG
- a CDS encoding arylsulfatase, translated as MKYKALLSSLSIALFSLSLAGCNDNDSQETAASTPKQPNILFIMADDLGYSDLGAFGGEIHTPNIDSLAQEGRLLTDYHTAPTCSPTRSQLISGTDHHLAGIGAMAELTPDHLKGQPGYEGYLNERSLSIAQVLKDNGYRTYISGKWHLGLTPETNAHAKGFDHSFTLLQGLDHHFKQAPSAFKRNSTYTEDGQIIPVSALPDDFFSTNYFTDKLLSYLESGKNSGKPFFAYAAYTAPHWPIQAPAEYRDKYRGVYDVGYDAIRKARIARQKQLGIIPANFEAAEPIATQNAPQKYGKWDELTTEQKALEARKMEIYAGMVENLDANIGRIIQYLKQNNLYENTLIFFVSDNGAEGFIRGGYGSESGFDNSVANVGTPTSYHYIGPRWAEVSAAPFHLWKDTAGEGATTAPAIVKLPNQKKAEETNHSFASVLDVFPTLLDYAHIPVPQGQYKGRTINTPSGYSWKSVLENKSQTIRPANFSFADELHGSKYAKQGEWKIALQGRPELGTSTWELYNIATDRGENHNVAQLYPAKVQELLSVYQKYTEQNGVQEYNAK; from the coding sequence ATGAAGTACAAAGCTCTTTTATCTAGTCTTTCAATTGCATTATTTAGCTTATCTTTAGCTGGCTGTAACGATAATGACTCACAAGAAACTGCGGCAAGTACTCCAAAACAGCCCAATATTCTATTCATTATGGCCGATGACTTAGGCTATTCAGATTTAGGCGCATTTGGTGGTGAAATTCATACACCGAATATTGATAGTCTGGCACAAGAAGGCCGACTTTTAACGGACTATCACACTGCACCCACTTGCTCCCCTACTCGCTCGCAACTCATTTCAGGGACTGACCATCACCTAGCAGGTATAGGTGCTATGGCAGAGCTTACCCCAGATCATTTAAAAGGACAGCCTGGTTATGAAGGTTATTTAAATGAACGCTCCTTATCAATTGCTCAGGTGCTCAAAGACAATGGCTATCGGACTTATATAAGTGGTAAGTGGCATTTAGGCTTAACACCTGAAACCAATGCACATGCTAAAGGTTTTGATCATTCATTTACCTTATTGCAAGGTCTAGACCATCACTTTAAACAAGCCCCAAGTGCCTTTAAACGAAATTCGACGTATACCGAAGATGGGCAAATTATTCCCGTTTCAGCATTGCCCGATGACTTCTTCTCGACCAATTATTTTACCGACAAATTACTTAGCTATTTAGAATCAGGCAAAAATAGCGGCAAACCCTTCTTTGCTTATGCTGCCTATACAGCCCCTCACTGGCCTATACAGGCTCCTGCAGAATACCGTGATAAATATCGTGGCGTTTACGATGTCGGTTATGATGCGATTCGTAAAGCACGTATAGCTCGCCAAAAACAGCTTGGAATTATTCCTGCAAACTTTGAGGCCGCAGAACCCATTGCGACGCAAAATGCACCACAAAAATATGGAAAGTGGGATGAATTAACAACCGAACAAAAAGCACTTGAAGCCCGTAAAATGGAAATCTACGCAGGTATGGTAGAAAATCTAGATGCCAACATAGGTCGAATTATTCAATATTTGAAACAAAATAATCTTTATGAAAATACTTTAATTTTCTTTGTTTCCGACAACGGTGCTGAAGGCTTTATTCGTGGTGGATATGGTAGTGAATCTGGTTTTGATAACTCTGTGGCAAACGTAGGTACACCTACTTCATACCACTATATTGGACCACGTTGGGCCGAAGTTAGTGCTGCCCCATTCCACTTATGGAAAGATACTGCTGGTGAGGGCGCAACTACTGCCCCAGCCATTGTTAAACTACCAAATCAGAAAAAAGCTGAGGAAACCAATCATAGTTTTGCCTCTGTGCTCGACGTTTTTCCAACGTTATTAGATTATGCCCATATTCCTGTACCTCAAGGGCAATATAAAGGCCGCACCATTAATACACCGAGTGGTTATTCATGGAAGTCTGTACTTGAAAATAAATCACAAACCATTCGTCCAGCAAATTTCAGTTTTGCCGATGAATTACATGGCAGTAAATATGCGAAACAAGGCGAATGGAAAATTGCGCTTCAAGGTCGCCCTGAATTAGGCACCAGCACTTGGGAGCTATATAACATTGCTACGGATCGTGGTGAAAATCACAATGTTGCTCAGCTCTATCCAGCAAAAGTTCAAGAGTTGCTCTCAGTTTATCAAAAGTACACTGAACAAAACGGCGTACAGGAATATAACGCCAAATGA
- a CDS encoding alpha/beta hydrolase: MTRLSTSIQASLKKTATALALACSLCSVMSISQAQATDNTDVAFQTILQQERSWAGLQSKKLRVGDITWSYSEGGSTTKPTLLLIHGLAGSRDNWNRVAHYLTTNYHVVIPDLPGSGETVVSQDFDYSVPNLAEKLRRFVEAANLKGPIHIAGHSLGGSIALLYAGQYPFETKSLFLVDSGGIFRSANTIYLKDPIYLKQLLVSKKGDFHYLLKQTMFNPPFIPKEFLQAQEKLMINQAPQTQKLVDQLIALNKVYTPDSFAVLTKTIDAPTLILWGKQDKIINVEVASELKHLIKNAQPPVILENVGHMPILEAEQLVVQQYVPFLLKVEANQSPKTATP; encoded by the coding sequence ATGACCAGGCTGTCCACATCAATTCAAGCCTCTCTGAAAAAAACTGCTACTGCACTCGCTCTGGCTTGTAGCTTATGCTCTGTTATGAGTATTTCTCAGGCTCAGGCAACCGATAATACTGATGTGGCATTTCAAACTATTTTGCAGCAAGAACGTAGTTGGGCGGGTTTACAAAGCAAAAAATTAAGAGTCGGCGATATCACATGGTCTTATAGTGAAGGAGGTTCTACAACAAAACCAACTTTACTATTGATTCATGGTTTAGCGGGTAGTCGAGATAACTGGAATCGTGTAGCACATTATTTAACTACAAATTACCACGTCGTTATTCCAGATTTACCCGGCAGTGGCGAAACTGTGGTTTCTCAAGACTTCGACTACTCAGTTCCAAACCTTGCTGAAAAATTACGTCGATTTGTTGAAGCTGCAAATTTAAAAGGTCCAATCCATATTGCCGGACACTCACTTGGTGGCTCGATTGCTCTACTTTATGCTGGACAGTATCCATTTGAAACTAAAAGTCTATTTTTAGTCGATAGCGGCGGTATATTTCGTTCTGCCAATACAATTTACTTAAAAGATCCAATTTATCTAAAGCAACTCTTAGTCTCTAAAAAAGGTGACTTTCATTATTTATTAAAACAAACCATGTTTAATCCTCCGTTTATTCCTAAAGAGTTCCTACAAGCTCAGGAAAAACTAATGATTAATCAGGCACCTCAAACACAAAAACTGGTTGACCAACTCATTGCACTTAATAAAGTCTATACACCAGACTCATTTGCAGTACTCACCAAGACTATTGATGCACCTACCCTTATTTTGTGGGGCAAACAAGATAAGATTATTAATGTAGAAGTGGCAAGTGAATTAAAACACCTTATAAAGAATGCTCAACCTCCTGTCATTTTAGAAAATGTAGGCCACATGCCAATTTTGGAAGCTGAGCAGTTAGTTGTTCAACAATATGTGCCGTTTTTACTTAAAGTAGAAGCAAATCAGTCGCCGAAAACGGCTACACCTTAA
- a CDS encoding ligand-gated channel protein has product MTKRIFQSVLSISVFTGMFPAAYAAESENILVDSSRKNKKSGEVAQLEKIVVTASGFEQNIKKAAASISVLTQDEINKKAYRDVTDALKDVPGVVVTGGGSSSDISIRGMGSAYTVIMVDGKKVNTRSVRPNSDNSGIEQGWLPGIESIERIEVIRGPMSGLYGSDAMGGVINIITKKVADVWSSSVKLDTTIQENNKSGNLYQANTYVSGPLIKNLLGLKANGTFSQRDEDEIIGGYSKQKIRAGGATLSLTPNDQHTIELEYQRSIQNRNATVGKSVSPVQTGRNPPVDSITDYYRTEYSLTHRGDIGPVKTHSYIQREENKNPSRNMEAINTTFNTLNQITLANHALSVGGSYLKEELDDLGNQLNVGGAKPVSNLDRYSWALFAEDAWNIIDPFTLTMSLRMDKDEKFGDHFSPKVYGVWTLNDNWIIKGGVSTGYKTPALRATVAEWGQATGGGRSAGVIVGNPNLKPEKSTNYELSFSWDNLDNLNAGLTIFNSEFKDKITEVRTCSGDAGTYNCDWLGTKFDFVSQRTNVDKATMRGVEATLGWLISPELKLNANYTYTDTEQKSGEFKGQPLNEMPEHMFNTTLDWQTNDLVSMWGRLNFRSKTSEYLSRTSMAEGKPAYGLVDIGMNYKPTDKIQVAAGIYNLFDKDIDVASYNYVLDGRRYNLGIIYKF; this is encoded by the coding sequence ATGACTAAGCGTATTTTCCAATCTGTACTATCAATTTCGGTATTTACAGGAATGTTTCCTGCGGCTTATGCTGCTGAAAGTGAAAATATTTTAGTTGATTCTTCCAGAAAAAATAAAAAATCAGGGGAAGTTGCACAGTTAGAAAAAATAGTCGTGACAGCAAGTGGTTTTGAACAAAATATAAAAAAAGCAGCAGCTTCAATTTCAGTTTTAACTCAAGATGAAATTAATAAAAAAGCATATCGTGATGTCACTGATGCCCTTAAAGATGTGCCGGGTGTTGTGGTTACAGGTGGTGGTAGTTCATCTGATATCAGTATTCGTGGAATGGGGAGTGCCTATACCGTTATTATGGTCGATGGCAAGAAAGTAAATACACGTTCTGTGCGACCAAATAGTGATAACTCCGGTATTGAGCAAGGCTGGTTACCTGGTATCGAAAGTATCGAGCGCATTGAGGTTATTCGTGGTCCAATGTCGGGACTATACGGTTCAGATGCGATGGGCGGTGTAATTAATATTATTACTAAAAAAGTTGCAGATGTTTGGAGTAGCTCAGTTAAGTTAGATACTACCATCCAAGAAAATAATAAATCTGGCAATCTTTACCAAGCCAATACGTATGTTTCGGGGCCATTAATTAAGAATTTACTTGGGTTAAAAGCCAACGGCACATTTTCCCAAAGAGATGAAGATGAAATTATTGGTGGCTATAGCAAACAAAAAATTCGTGCAGGTGGGGCTACTTTAAGTCTGACTCCGAATGATCAACATACGATTGAACTGGAATATCAGCGTTCTATCCAAAATCGTAATGCTACAGTTGGAAAATCAGTTTCACCTGTTCAGACTGGACGTAATCCACCAGTGGATTCAATAACGGATTATTATCGTACCGAATATAGTTTGACCCATCGTGGTGACATTGGTCCTGTGAAAACTCATTCTTATATTCAACGTGAAGAAAATAAAAACCCTTCAAGAAATATGGAGGCCATCAATACTACCTTTAACACACTTAACCAGATTACATTAGCAAATCATGCGCTGAGTGTTGGAGGAAGTTATTTAAAAGAAGAATTAGACGATTTAGGTAATCAGTTAAACGTGGGTGGTGCAAAGCCTGTCTCTAATTTAGATCGTTATAGTTGGGCATTATTTGCAGAAGACGCATGGAATATTATTGATCCCTTTACTTTAACAATGTCACTGCGTATGGATAAAGACGAAAAATTTGGAGATCATTTTAGTCCTAAAGTCTACGGCGTGTGGACTTTAAATGATAACTGGATTATTAAAGGCGGTGTATCAACAGGCTATAAAACACCTGCGCTAAGAGCGACTGTAGCAGAATGGGGACAAGCTACAGGCGGAGGACGTTCAGCGGGAGTAATTGTTGGTAATCCAAATTTAAAACCAGAAAAAAGTACCAACTATGAGTTGTCTTTCTCTTGGGATAATTTAGATAACTTGAATGCTGGTTTAACGATTTTTAATAGCGAATTTAAAGATAAAATTACAGAAGTGAGAACATGCTCAGGAGATGCAGGTACTTATAATTGTGATTGGTTAGGTACAAAATTTGATTTTGTGAGTCAACGTACCAATGTGGATAAAGCCACCATGAGAGGTGTTGAAGCCACTTTGGGTTGGTTAATTTCACCTGAGCTCAAATTAAATGCCAATTATACCTATACCGATACAGAGCAAAAAAGTGGAGAGTTTAAAGGCCAACCTTTAAATGAAATGCCGGAACATATGTTTAACACTACTTTAGATTGGCAAACTAATGATTTGGTTAGCATGTGGGGCCGTTTGAATTTCCGTAGCAAAACTTCTGAATATTTAAGCCGAACTTCAATGGCTGAAGGAAAACCTGCTTATGGCTTGGTTGATATTGGCATGAACTATAAACCGACCGATAAAATCCAAGTGGCGGCAGGAATTTATAACTTATTTGATAAAGACATTGATGTCGCATCTTATAATTATGTTTTAGACGGGCGCCGTTATAATTTAGGAATTATTTATAAATTCTAA
- the nfuA gene encoding Fe-S biogenesis protein NfuA, whose product MSTENTNTAVAEEIPNLLITPSAQEYLHELLAKQNTPGIGVRIFVEHPGTPRAECCMAYSAPEEVVPTDYKQDYPDFPAYIDAPSIPYLLDAVIDYNKDRFGGQLTFRAPNSKVPRVGPDASIEERITYILQAEINPGLAGHGGNCSLVEVQDDPEHGLTAVLKFGGGCQGCSAIDVTLKQGVETTLKENIPELQRVVDQTDHTQAEGAYFK is encoded by the coding sequence ATGTCGACTGAGAACACCAACACTGCTGTTGCAGAAGAAATTCCGAACCTTTTGATTACACCATCTGCACAAGAGTATTTGCACGAATTATTGGCAAAGCAAAATACTCCGGGAATTGGCGTTCGAATTTTTGTTGAACATCCGGGTACACCACGTGCAGAGTGCTGTATGGCATATAGTGCACCAGAAGAAGTGGTACCAACGGATTATAAACAGGACTATCCTGATTTTCCTGCATACATTGATGCACCGTCTATTCCATATCTTTTAGATGCTGTAATTGATTACAACAAAGATCGTTTTGGTGGTCAGCTTACCTTCCGCGCACCGAACTCTAAAGTGCCACGCGTAGGACCAGATGCTTCAATTGAAGAACGTATTACTTACATTCTTCAAGCAGAAATTAACCCAGGTCTTGCAGGGCATGGCGGCAATTGTAGCTTAGTAGAAGTGCAAGATGATCCAGAACATGGTTTAACTGCTGTATTGAAATTCGGTGGTGGCTGTCAAGGTTGTTCTGCAATTGATGTGACTTTAAAACAAGGCGTAGAAACAACGTTGAAAGAAAACATTCCTGAGCTTCAACGTGTGGTTGACCAAACCGACCATACGCAAGCAGAAGGCGCTTACTTCAAATAA
- a CDS encoding arylesterase, with protein sequence MYKSFLFGSKSLLLISLSMLPMLVSAKTILILGDSISAGYGIDPKQGWVQLLQKRLDQQYPKQHKVVNASMSGETTSGALARLPKLLQTHKPEIVVIELGGNDGLRGQPPQMIQQNLSQLVQLSQKQKAQVILFGMKIPPNYGSAYSKAFENNYKTVSQKYQVKLLPFFLDGIAGQKQLMQNDLIHPNAQAQSKLLNLAYPYIKGAL encoded by the coding sequence ATGTATAAATCTTTTTTGTTTGGTTCTAAAAGCCTCTTGCTCATCTCATTAAGCATGTTGCCTATGTTGGTCTCGGCAAAAACTATTTTAATTTTAGGAGATAGTATTAGTGCCGGCTATGGAATAGACCCTAAACAAGGTTGGGTACAATTACTACAAAAACGTTTAGACCAACAGTATCCCAAACAGCATAAAGTGGTCAATGCAAGTATGAGTGGTGAAACGACTAGTGGCGCCTTGGCAAGATTACCTAAACTTTTACAGACGCATAAACCAGAGATTGTGGTCATTGAGTTAGGTGGAAATGATGGCTTGCGCGGACAACCACCACAAATGATTCAGCAAAATCTATCTCAACTGGTTCAATTAAGCCAAAAACAAAAAGCTCAGGTTATTCTTTTTGGCATGAAAATTCCGCCAAACTATGGGTCTGCTTATAGCAAAGCATTTGAAAATAACTACAAAACTGTCAGCCAGAAATATCAGGTGAAATTACTCCCGTTTTTTCTTGATGGCATTGCTGGTCAAAAACAGCTTATGCAAAATGACTTGATTCACCCCAATGCTCAAGCACAATCTAAATTACTTAATTTAGCTTACCCATACATAAAAGGTGCCCTTTAG